The following nucleotide sequence is from Deinococcus radiopugnans ATCC 19172.
TTGGTGGCACGATTCCTGAAGGGGCAGCCTTGTTGTTTGCAGCCCAGGGCAACCCACAACGAGAAAACTCCGCCAGAGACGGAGTTGGTCTGGTGGGTCGCCCGGGACTTGAACCCGGAACCCGCTGATTAAAAGTCAGCTGCTCTACCGATTGAGCTAACGACCCGCGCGCCATCACACCCGGCCAGGGGCGTTTTTGCAGCGGGTGTGAGTATACGGAGGGCAGCCTGACCTGTCAATCGTGGCTGCGTCCTAGCGCCGAACGTTGGGGGGCAAGTTGGGCATGCGCGGGGGCTTGCCGCCCGGTCCCTTGCCTCCCATGCGCCCCAGCATCTTCATCATGTCCTTCATCTGCTCGTGCATCTTCAGGAGCTTGTTGATGTCCTGCACGCTGTGGCCGCTGCCCGCCGCGATTCGTTTGCGCCGCCGCCCGTCAATCACCTTGGGGTTGCGCCGCTCCTTGAGGGTCATGCTGGAAATCATGGCGTCGATACGCTGAATCTGCTTCTCGTCCACGTTGAAGCCCTCGGGCAGGGCGCGGCTCATGCCGGGGATCAATTTCAGGAGATCACCCAGTGGTCCCATCTTGCGAATCTGGCGTAACTGGGTCAGCAGGTCTTCCAGATCGAAGTCGCCGGGCTTCTTGACCTCCATCGCCTTGAGGTCCGCCATCTCGGCGCGTTCGATCAATCCCAGGACGTCGCCCATGCCTAGGATGCGCCCGGCCACGCGGTCTGGGTGGAAGGCGTCGAGCCCGCTGATCTTCTCGCTGGTCCCGGCGAAGTAGATCGGCTTGCCCGTCACGCTGCGCGCCGAGAGGGCCGCGCCGCCGCGTGCGTCGCCGTCCATCTTGGTGATGATCAATCCCGAAACCTGCACGCGCGTGTCGAAGGTCTGGGCCACGTTCAGCGCCTCCTGCCCGGTCATGGCGTCCACCACCAGCAGCGTTTCGGTGGGCTGCATGGCGGCCTGCAGATCCGCCAGCTGGTCCATCAGCGCCTCGTCGATCTGGAGGCGGCCCGCCGTGTCCACGATGACCAGATCGCGGAAATCGGTCCTCAGGTGCTCGTCCACACGGCGGCGGGTTTCGGCGGGGGTCTCGCCGTCGGCCACCTTCAGCACCGGCACGCCCACCTGCTTGGCCAGCACTTCCAGCTGGTCCCGCGCCGCCGGGCGCTGGGTGTCGGCGGCCACCAGCAGCACGCGGCGGCCCTTGCTCTTGTAATGCGCGGCCAGTTTGCCGGTGCTGGTCGTCTTGCCCGCCCCCTGCAGCCCCACCATGAACCACACGTTGCCCTCGGTCTTCAGTTCCGGCTGGATGGATTTGCCGCCCAGCGTCTCGATCAGCTCGTCGTGGACCAGTTTCACCACGGTCTGCCCGGAGTTGAGGCTGCCCGAAACCTCCTGCCCCACGGCCTTCTCGGAGACCTTCGCCACGAATTCCTTCGCCACGCCAAAATTCACGTCGGCTTCCAGCAGCGCCATCCGGATCTCGCGCATGGCGGCCTTGACCTGCGACTCGGTGAGCTGGCGCTCCTTGCCCACGCGGT
It contains:
- the ffh gene encoding signal recognition particle protein — protein: MFESLGNKLQDILDRVGKERQLTESQVKAAMREIRMALLEADVNFGVAKEFVAKVSEKAVGQEVSGSLNSGQTVVKLVHDELIETLGGKSIQPELKTEGNVWFMVGLQGAGKTTSTGKLAAHYKSKGRRVLLVAADTQRPAARDQLEVLAKQVGVPVLKVADGETPAETRRRVDEHLRTDFRDLVIVDTAGRLQIDEALMDQLADLQAAMQPTETLLVVDAMTGQEALNVAQTFDTRVQVSGLIITKMDGDARGGAALSARSVTGKPIYFAGTSEKISGLDAFHPDRVAGRILGMGDVLGLIERAEMADLKAMEVKKPGDFDLEDLLTQLRQIRKMGPLGDLLKLIPGMSRALPEGFNVDEKQIQRIDAMISSMTLKERRNPKVIDGRRRKRIAAGSGHSVQDINKLLKMHEQMKDMMKMLGRMGGKGPGGKPPRMPNLPPNVRR